The Streptomyces sp. NBC_00162 genome window below encodes:
- a CDS encoding diacylglycerol/lipid kinase family protein: MRALLVANPAATTTSARTRDVLTHALASEMKLEAVTTEYRGHARDLGRRAAHEGLDLVVALGGDGTVNEVVNGLLHDGPDPDRLPRLAVVPGGSTNVFARALGLPNDAVEATGALLDALREQRERIVGLGLAAGTPGTEDESVPARWFTFCAGFGFDAGVVGRVEQQRERGKRSTHALYVRQLMRQFWDEPNRRHGTVTLERSGADPVTDLVLSIVCNTSPWTYLGNRPLYASPEASFDTALDVLALNRLSTPAVARYATQLLTSTPERGPHGKHAVSLHDLTDFTLHSKVPLPFQMDGDHLGLRTSVRFTGVRRALRVIV, encoded by the coding sequence ATGCGTGCACTTCTCGTGGCCAACCCAGCAGCGACGACCACCAGTGCGCGCACGCGTGACGTCCTGACCCACGCCTTGGCCAGCGAGATGAAGCTGGAGGCGGTGACCACCGAGTACCGGGGCCACGCCCGGGACCTGGGACGCCGGGCCGCGCACGAAGGGCTCGACCTCGTCGTGGCCCTGGGCGGCGACGGCACCGTCAACGAGGTGGTCAACGGGCTGCTGCACGACGGGCCCGATCCGGACCGGCTGCCCCGGCTGGCCGTGGTCCCCGGCGGCTCCACCAATGTCTTCGCCCGCGCACTCGGCCTGCCCAACGATGCGGTCGAGGCGACCGGCGCCCTGCTGGACGCACTGCGGGAGCAGCGCGAGCGGATCGTGGGCCTGGGTCTGGCGGCCGGCACCCCGGGCACGGAGGACGAGTCGGTCCCGGCGCGCTGGTTCACCTTCTGCGCGGGCTTCGGTTTCGACGCGGGCGTGGTGGGGCGGGTCGAGCAGCAGCGCGAGCGCGGCAAGCGTTCGACGCACGCTCTGTATGTACGACAGCTGATGCGTCAGTTCTGGGACGAGCCGAACCGCCGGCACGGCACGGTCACGCTGGAGCGCTCCGGCGCCGATCCGGTGACGGATCTGGTGCTGTCGATAGTCTGCAACACCTCGCCGTGGACGTATCTGGGCAATCGTCCGCTTTACGCCTCCCCGGAGGCGTCGTTCGATACAGCGCTTGACGTACTGGCCCTCAACCGTTTGTCAACTCCGGCGGTCGCCCGCTACGCGACACAGCTCCTGACCTCGACTCCTGAACGAGGTCCGCACGGCAAGCACGCGGTGTCTCTACACGATCTGACCGACTTCACCTTGCATTCGAAGGTTCCCCTTCCGTTCCAGATGGACGGAGACCACCTCGGTCTGCGCACCAGCGTTCGGTTCACAGGCGTACGCCGTGCACTGCGTGTGATTGTGTGA
- a CDS encoding carbohydrate ABC transporter permease yields MTVHSQGAATSAPQDAPMKSAVPPPKAPAGGTDRGRTSPRGGRKSLPSGWLPYLLIGPAVLSLATLLLYPLIKNVILSFQDINKIEFIQRKYPFAGFGNYTELLGDANFWTVVVRSFGFTLANVVLIMVLGSLIGILLNKLGKKMRLVLSMALVMAWAMPIVASVQVFKWLFDEQFGVMNWLMRTAGFAGYEQHNWMETGLSTLVIVTILVVWGSIPFVALNMYAGLTTVSSELYEAARMDGANGWQTFWKIVFPNLKPFFLVTTFLEVIWVFKAFTQVYAMNKGGPDRASEILPVFAYVEGQSQAHYGLAAAISVLTIVILVVVMSFYFRLILKQEEEQ; encoded by the coding sequence ATGACTGTGCACTCCCAGGGGGCGGCGACCAGCGCTCCACAGGACGCACCGATGAAGTCCGCCGTGCCGCCGCCGAAGGCGCCGGCCGGCGGAACCGACCGCGGCCGTACGTCTCCTCGCGGGGGCAGAAAGTCGCTCCCGTCGGGGTGGTTGCCCTACCTGCTGATCGGGCCCGCGGTGCTCAGCCTCGCGACCCTCCTGCTGTATCCGCTGATCAAGAACGTGATCCTGTCCTTCCAGGACATCAACAAGATCGAGTTCATCCAGCGGAAGTACCCCTTCGCCGGGTTCGGCAACTACACCGAGCTGCTCGGCGACGCGAACTTCTGGACCGTCGTCGTCCGGAGCTTCGGCTTCACCCTGGCCAACGTCGTGCTGATCATGGTGCTGGGCAGCCTCATCGGCATCCTGCTGAACAAGCTCGGCAAGAAGATGCGCCTGGTCCTGTCGATGGCGCTGGTGATGGCCTGGGCCATGCCGATCGTCGCCTCCGTACAGGTCTTCAAGTGGCTGTTCGACGAGCAGTTCGGCGTCATGAACTGGCTCATGCGCACCGCCGGCTTCGCCGGCTACGAGCAGCACAACTGGATGGAGACCGGCCTCTCCACCCTGGTGATCGTCACGATCCTGGTGGTCTGGGGCTCCATCCCCTTCGTCGCGCTCAACATGTACGCCGGCCTGACCACCGTCAGCTCCGAGCTGTACGAGGCCGCCCGGATGGACGGCGCCAACGGCTGGCAGACCTTCTGGAAGATCGTCTTCCCGAACCTCAAGCCCTTCTTCCTCGTCACCACGTTCCTCGAGGTGATCTGGGTCTTCAAGGCCTTCACCCAGGTCTACGCGATGAACAAGGGCGGCCCCGACCGCGCCTCCGAGATCCTGCCGGTCTTCGCCTACGTCGAGGGCCAGAGCCAGGCCCACTACGGCCTCGCCGCCGCCATCTCCGTCCTGACGATCGTGATCCTCGTGGTCGTCATGTCCTTCTACTTCCGCCTGATCCTGAAGCAGGAGGAGGAGCAGTGA
- the nagB gene encoding glucosamine-6-phosphate deaminase has product MEVVIVPDAKAGGELIAEAMAALVRRKPDALLGVATGSTPLPIYEALAGKVRAGLVDASKARICQLDEYVGLPTGHPESYRAVVLREVVEPLGLSEASFMGPDGSAEDIVAACEAYDRALAEAGGVDLQLLGIGTDGHIGFNEPCSSLASRTRIKTLTEQTRVDNARFFDDDIDQVPHHVITQGIGTILDARHLVLLATGEGKAEAVAQTVEGPLSALVPASALQLHRHATVVVDEAAASKLKLADYFRHTYANKPAWQGL; this is encoded by the coding sequence GTGGAAGTTGTCATCGTCCCGGACGCCAAGGCAGGCGGCGAGCTCATCGCGGAGGCCATGGCCGCACTGGTCCGCCGCAAGCCCGACGCCCTGCTCGGCGTGGCGACCGGCTCTACCCCGCTGCCCATCTACGAGGCCCTCGCCGGCAAGGTCAGGGCGGGCCTGGTCGACGCGTCCAAGGCGCGGATCTGCCAGCTCGACGAGTACGTGGGCCTGCCGACCGGGCACCCCGAGTCCTACCGCGCGGTCGTGCTGCGCGAGGTCGTCGAGCCGCTCGGTCTGTCCGAGGCCTCCTTCATGGGCCCCGACGGCTCGGCCGAGGACATCGTCGCCGCGTGCGAGGCCTATGACCGCGCGCTCGCCGAGGCCGGCGGTGTGGACCTCCAGCTGCTGGGCATCGGCACGGACGGGCACATCGGCTTCAACGAGCCGTGCTCCTCGCTGGCCTCCCGCACCCGCATCAAGACGCTGACGGAGCAGACCCGTGTGGACAACGCGCGGTTCTTCGACGACGACATAGACCAGGTGCCGCACCACGTCATCACGCAGGGCATCGGCACCATCCTCGACGCCCGCCACCTGGTGCTGCTGGCCACCGGGGAGGGCAAGGCCGAGGCCGTCGCGCAGACGGTCGAGGGCCCGCTGTCGGCGCTGGTCCCGGCGTCTGCGCTGCAGCTGCACCGCCATGCCACTGTTGTCGTGGACGAGGCGGCCGCGTCGAAGCTGAAGCTCGCCGACTACTTCCGGCACACGTACGCCAACAAGCCTGCCTGGCAGGGTCTGTAG
- a CDS encoding glycoside hydrolase family 3 protein, whose protein sequence is MTVLAHKVDTVTRDALAVLQPGFEGTTAPAWLLRQVSEGLTSVGLFGRNIASPEQLAALTAQLRAEREDVLVAIDEEGGDVTRLEVRGGSSFPGNLALGAVDDTSLTRDVARELGRRLAECGVNLNWAPSADVNSNPDNPVIGVRSFGADTQLTARHTAAYVEGLQAAGVAACTKHFPGHGDTNVDSHHALPRIDVDLDTLAARELVPFKAAIEAGTKAVMSAHILVPALDPTRPATLSPQILTGLLRKELGYEGLIVTDGMEMNAIAGTYGIERGSVLAVAAGADAICVGGGLADEATVLRLRDALVAAVREGSLPEERLAEAAARVRALAEWTLMARPDARPEGSRASGIGLEAARRAVTVTGSASPFTAAAAPYVATLTPVANIAVGDETPWGVAAELAALVPGTASGVYPEGASAGDILVAAGDRTVVAVVRDAHRHPWMAEALDALVAARADTVVVEMGLPRAEPRGRLYIATHGASPVCGRAAAEILAGR, encoded by the coding sequence ATGACTGTCCTTGCGCACAAGGTGGATACGGTCACCCGCGACGCCCTCGCGGTCCTCCAGCCCGGCTTCGAGGGCACCACCGCCCCCGCCTGGCTGCTCCGCCAGGTCTCCGAAGGCCTCACCTCCGTCGGCCTGTTCGGCCGCAACATCGCCTCGCCCGAGCAGCTCGCCGCGCTGACCGCGCAGCTGCGCGCGGAGCGCGAGGACGTGCTGGTCGCCATCGACGAGGAGGGCGGCGACGTCACCCGCCTGGAGGTCCGCGGCGGCTCCTCCTTCCCCGGCAACCTGGCGCTCGGCGCCGTCGACGACACCTCCCTCACCCGGGACGTGGCCCGCGAGCTGGGCCGGCGCCTCGCCGAGTGCGGGGTCAACCTCAACTGGGCCCCGTCCGCGGACGTCAACTCCAACCCGGACAACCCGGTGATCGGCGTACGGTCCTTCGGCGCCGACACCCAGCTCACGGCCCGGCACACCGCCGCGTACGTCGAAGGCCTCCAGGCCGCCGGCGTCGCCGCGTGCACCAAGCACTTCCCCGGCCACGGCGACACCAACGTCGACTCGCACCACGCGCTGCCGCGCATCGACGTGGACCTGGACACCCTCGCCGCGCGTGAACTCGTACCGTTCAAGGCCGCCATCGAGGCCGGCACCAAGGCGGTGATGAGCGCGCACATCCTGGTGCCCGCCCTGGACCCGACCCGCCCGGCCACCCTCAGCCCGCAGATCCTGACCGGTCTGCTGCGCAAGGAGCTCGGCTACGAGGGGCTGATCGTCACCGACGGCATGGAGATGAACGCCATCGCCGGGACGTACGGGATCGAGCGCGGCTCGGTCCTGGCCGTCGCGGCCGGCGCCGACGCGATCTGTGTCGGCGGCGGGCTCGCCGACGAGGCGACCGTGCTCCGGCTGCGCGACGCGCTCGTCGCGGCCGTACGCGAGGGCTCGCTGCCGGAGGAGCGGCTGGCCGAGGCCGCCGCCCGGGTCCGCGCGCTGGCCGAGTGGACCCTCATGGCCCGGCCGGACGCGCGACCGGAGGGGAGCCGCGCGTCCGGCATCGGCCTGGAGGCGGCCCGCCGGGCGGTGACCGTCACCGGTTCGGCGAGCCCGTTCACCGCCGCCGCCGCTCCGTACGTGGCCACGCTGACCCCGGTCGCGAACATCGCGGTGGGCGACGAGACCCCGTGGGGCGTGGCCGCCGAACTGGCCGCGCTGGTACCGGGGACGGCCTCGGGCGTCTACCCGGAGGGGGCGTCGGCGGGGGACATCCTGGTCGCGGCGGGTGACCGTACCGTGGTCGCGGTGGTGCGCGACGCGCACCGCCATCCTTGGATGGCGGAGGCCCTCGACGCGCTGGTCGCGGCGCGGGCCGACACCGTGGTGGTCGAGATGGGACTCCCGCGGGCCGAGCCGCGCGGCCGTCTGTACATCGCGACGCACGGCGCGTCCCCCGTATGCGGCCGCGCCGCGGCCGAAATCCTGGCGGGCCGGTAG
- a CDS encoding carbohydrate ABC transporter permease, with translation MALVFVFPVYWMFSSALKPSSEILTKDPVFVFTPTLDNFTKATGVANFWTYVTNSVLVTVGAVLLALVVALAASFAIARMKFKGRKGLVLAVMMAQMAPWEVMVIAMYMIARDSEMLNSLPLLTAIYFVMVLPFTIWTLRGFIAAVPVTLEEAAQIDGCTRGQAFRKVIFPLLAPGLMSTSLFGFITAWNEFAMVLILNKDKTAQTLPLWLTEFQSAFGNDWGATMAASSLFAVPVLLIFIFLQRKAVGGMTAGAVKG, from the coding sequence CTGGCCCTCGTCTTCGTCTTCCCCGTGTACTGGATGTTCTCCTCGGCGCTCAAGCCGTCCAGCGAGATCCTCACCAAGGACCCGGTCTTCGTCTTCACCCCGACGCTGGACAACTTCACCAAGGCCACCGGGGTCGCCAACTTCTGGACGTACGTCACCAACAGCGTCCTGGTCACCGTCGGCGCCGTCCTGCTGGCCCTGGTCGTCGCGCTCGCCGCGAGCTTCGCCATCGCCCGCATGAAGTTCAAGGGCCGCAAGGGCCTCGTACTCGCCGTGATGATGGCCCAGATGGCCCCCTGGGAGGTCATGGTCATCGCGATGTACATGATCGCCCGCGACAGCGAGATGCTGAACAGCCTCCCGCTGCTCACCGCGATCTACTTCGTGATGGTCCTCCCCTTCACCATCTGGACCCTGCGCGGCTTCATCGCCGCCGTCCCGGTGACCCTGGAGGAGGCCGCCCAGATCGACGGCTGCACCCGCGGCCAGGCCTTCCGCAAGGTGATCTTCCCCCTGCTGGCCCCCGGCCTGATGTCCACCTCTCTCTTCGGCTTCATCACCGCCTGGAACGAGTTCGCGATGGTCCTGATCCTGAACAAGGACAAGACCGCGCAGACCCTGCCGCTCTGGCTCACCGAGTTCCAGAGCGCCTTCGGCAACGACTGGGGCGCCACCATGGCCGCGTCTTCCCTGTTCGCCGTACCGGTCCTGCTGATCTTCATCTTCCTCCAGCGCAAGGCCGTCGGCGGCATGACCGCCGGCGCCGTGAAGGGATAA
- a CDS encoding anti-sigma regulatory factor, with protein sequence MSQIAGEPGTQDFVEVRLPAAGAYLSVLRTATAGLAARLDFTLDEIEDLRIAVDEACAILLQQAVPGSVLSCVFRLVDDSLEVTVSAPTTDGRAPERDTFAWTVLSALAGKVESTVEEDRTVSISLYKQRGAGPGPA encoded by the coding sequence GTGTCCCAGATCGCAGGCGAGCCCGGGACCCAGGACTTCGTGGAAGTCCGGCTGCCCGCTGCGGGTGCCTACCTGTCGGTGCTGCGGACGGCCACGGCCGGCCTCGCAGCACGTTTGGACTTCACCCTCGACGAGATCGAGGACCTCCGCATCGCGGTGGACGAGGCCTGCGCGATCCTGCTCCAGCAGGCCGTGCCCGGCTCCGTCCTCAGCTGCGTCTTCCGGCTGGTGGACGATTCGCTGGAGGTGACCGTCTCGGCGCCGACCACGGACGGCCGTGCGCCGGAGCGCGACACGTTCGCCTGGACCGTACTGTCGGCGCTGGCCGGCAAGGTCGAGTCGACGGTCGAGGAGGACCGGACGGTGAGCATCAGTCTCTACAAACAGCGCGGCGCGGGACCAGGCCCGGCGTGA
- a CDS encoding RNA polymerase sigma factor SigF — protein MSGGEIPVRGGDRPRVRHEVDGSIPEQQHARPHPADTDAEDGFLDSAERRAGPMSDNQHEEPQPAQPPAAAATAPEVPVPPEVPVLPEVPAFQPTAPLPDPRDRSGARALFIELRALPDGSVEKAELRNRLVRMHLPLVEHLARRFRNRGEPLDDLTQVATIGLIKSVDRFDPDRGVEFSTYATPTVVGEIKRHFRDKGWAVRVPRRLQELRLSLTTATAELSQQHGRSPTVHELAERLGISEEEVLEGLESANAYSTLSLDVPDTDDESPAVADTLGSEDEALEGVEYRESLKPLLEGLPPREKRILLLRFFGNMTQSQIAQEVGISQMHVSRLLARTLAQLREKLLVEE, from the coding sequence GTGAGCGGCGGGGAGATCCCGGTGCGGGGCGGGGATCGGCCCCGGGTGCGGCACGAGGTCGACGGCAGCATCCCGGAGCAGCAGCACGCCCGGCCGCACCCGGCTGACACGGATGCGGAAGACGGCTTTTTGGACTCGGCGGAGCGACGGGCGGGCCCTATGAGCGACAACCAGCACGAAGAACCACAGCCGGCACAGCCACCGGCGGCCGCTGCCACGGCCCCGGAGGTTCCGGTGCCTCCGGAAGTGCCGGTACTCCCGGAGGTGCCCGCGTTCCAGCCGACCGCGCCACTGCCGGATCCGCGCGACCGCAGCGGGGCGCGCGCCCTGTTCATCGAGCTGCGGGCACTGCCCGACGGCTCGGTGGAGAAGGCCGAGCTGCGCAACCGGCTCGTACGGATGCACCTGCCGCTGGTCGAGCACCTGGCACGGCGGTTCCGCAACCGCGGCGAGCCGCTCGACGACCTGACGCAGGTCGCGACCATCGGCCTGATCAAGTCGGTGGACCGGTTCGACCCGGACCGCGGGGTCGAGTTCTCCACGTACGCCACGCCCACGGTGGTCGGCGAGATCAAGCGCCACTTCCGTGACAAGGGCTGGGCGGTACGGGTGCCCCGGCGTCTGCAGGAGCTGCGGCTCTCGCTGACGACGGCCACCGCCGAACTGTCCCAGCAGCACGGCCGCTCCCCCACGGTGCACGAACTGGCCGAACGGCTGGGGATCTCCGAGGAGGAGGTGCTGGAGGGGCTGGAATCGGCCAATGCCTACAGCACGCTGTCGCTGGACGTCCCGGACACCGACGATGAGTCGCCGGCGGTCGCGGACACCCTGGGCTCGGAGGACGAGGCCCTGGAGGGCGTCGAGTACCGAGAGTCCCTCAAGCCGCTGCTGGAGGGCCTGCCGCCGCGGGAGAAGCGGATCCTGCTGCTTCGGTTCTTCGGGAACATGACCCAGTCGCAGATCGCCCAGGAGGTCGGCATCTCCCAGATGCACGTCTCCCGTCTGCTGGCCCGCACCCTGGCCCAGCTGCGCGAGAAGCTCCTCGTCGAGGAGTAG
- a CDS encoding SDR family oxidoreductase, with product MGVLKGKTALVTGGSRGIGRAVAERLARDGALVAVHYGRDEAAAKETVAAIEAAGGRAFALRAELGVPGDAQALWAAYEAHPAHTEEVDILVNNAGAAAFAGIGDTDEETYDRAHALNAKAPFFVIKYGLPRLRDGGRIVNVTGTPELALPAILATVMAKGAANALTRSLAAELAPRGITVNSVGPGITETDLNAGLLADPGTRAHLAARSVFHRIGTAEEVADVVAFLASADSRWVTGQHLDATGGLQLALI from the coding sequence ATGGGCGTGCTCAAGGGGAAGACGGCACTGGTCACGGGCGGCAGCCGGGGCATCGGGCGGGCGGTGGCGGAGCGGCTGGCGCGCGACGGGGCCCTCGTCGCGGTGCACTACGGGCGCGACGAGGCGGCGGCGAAGGAGACCGTGGCCGCGATCGAGGCGGCCGGCGGCCGGGCCTTCGCCCTCAGGGCCGAGCTCGGGGTCCCGGGTGACGCGCAGGCCCTGTGGGCGGCCTACGAGGCCCATCCCGCGCACACCGAGGAGGTCGACATCCTGGTCAACAACGCGGGGGCGGCCGCGTTCGCGGGCATCGGGGACACCGACGAGGAGACGTACGACCGGGCGCACGCGCTCAACGCCAAGGCTCCGTTCTTCGTGATCAAGTACGGGCTGCCGCGGCTGCGTGACGGGGGCCGGATCGTGAACGTGACCGGGACCCCGGAGCTCGCGCTGCCGGCCATCCTGGCCACGGTCATGGCCAAGGGCGCGGCGAACGCGCTGACCCGGTCGCTGGCCGCCGAACTCGCCCCGCGCGGGATCACGGTGAACTCGGTGGGCCCCGGCATCACCGAGACCGACCTGAACGCGGGGCTGCTCGCGGATCCCGGGACCCGGGCCCACCTGGCCGCCCGCTCGGTCTTCCACCGGATCGGCACAGCGGAGGAGGTCGCGGACGTGGTGGCCTTCCTCGCCTCGGCGGACTCCCGCTGGGTGACGGGCCAGCACCTGGACGCGACGGGCGGCCTCCAGCTGGCGCTCATCTAG
- a CDS encoding WhiB family transcriptional regulator gives MDWRHNAVCREEDPELFFPIGNTGPALLQIEEAKAVCRRCPVMEQCLQWALESGQDSGVWGGLSEDERRAMKRRAARNRARNASA, from the coding sequence ATGGACTGGCGTCACAACGCCGTTTGTCGTGAGGAAGACCCGGAGCTGTTCTTCCCCATCGGCAACACCGGTCCTGCGCTGCTGCAGATCGAGGAAGCCAAGGCCGTCTGCCGCCGCTGCCCCGTCATGGAGCAGTGCCTGCAGTGGGCGCTCGAGTCCGGTCAGGACTCCGGTGTCTGGGGCGGTCTCAGCGAAGACGAGCGCCGCGCGATGAAGCGCCGCGCCGCTCGCAACCGGGCGCGCAACGCCAGCGCCTGA
- a CDS encoding sensor histidine kinase gives MNDLVRQHTALSETDLEWLHLLVSEWQLLSDLSFADLVLWVPTLDGTRYVSVAQMRPNTGPTSYQDDMVGHLVPRGRRPLLDAALDEGRIVREGDPEWREEVPVRVESIPVRREGRVLGVIARNTNLLTVRTPSRLELTYLQSASDLAQMIAAGSFPYPGQQVDMDASPRVGDGLIRLDADGVVTYASPNALSAYHRLGLAADLVGQHLGNTTAELAPSRGPVDEALVKLASGWAPRETEVDGNGGVIQLRAIPLKPKGTRIGSLVLCRDVTELRRRERELITKDATIREIHHRVKNNLQTVAALLRLQSRRMDSPQGREALNEAVRRVGSIAIVHETLSQNLDERVEFDEIADRVIAMVSEISPGKVDCRRTGRFGILDAEVATPLSMVLTEILQNALEHAFTQGERGTVEVSAIRSGTGRADGRLLITVLDDGSGLPEGFDPQRAGNLGLQIVRTLVEGELGGTFDMVRAEPRGTKVVLDIPSSPQK, from the coding sequence ATGAACGACCTCGTACGCCAGCACACCGCTCTCAGTGAAACCGACCTGGAGTGGCTCCACCTGCTGGTCTCGGAGTGGCAGCTGCTCTCCGACCTGTCCTTCGCCGACCTCGTGCTGTGGGTGCCCACCCTCGACGGCACCCGGTACGTCTCGGTCGCGCAGATGCGCCCGAACACCGGCCCCACCTCGTACCAGGACGACATGGTCGGCCACTTGGTGCCGCGCGGCCGCCGCCCCCTGCTCGACGCGGCGCTCGACGAGGGCCGGATCGTGCGCGAGGGCGACCCGGAGTGGCGCGAGGAGGTGCCGGTGCGCGTCGAGTCGATCCCCGTGCGCCGCGAGGGACGGGTCCTGGGCGTGATCGCCCGCAACACCAACCTGCTCACTGTGCGTACACCGAGCCGGCTGGAGCTCACCTACCTCCAGTCCGCCTCCGACCTGGCCCAGATGATCGCGGCGGGCTCCTTCCCGTACCCCGGGCAGCAGGTCGATATGGACGCCTCCCCGCGCGTCGGGGACGGCCTGATCCGGCTCGACGCCGACGGCGTGGTCACGTACGCCTCCCCGAACGCACTCTCCGCCTACCACCGGCTCGGCCTCGCCGCCGACCTGGTCGGCCAGCACCTGGGCAACACCACCGCCGAACTCGCTCCCTCCCGCGGCCCGGTGGACGAGGCGCTGGTCAAGCTCGCCAGCGGCTGGGCCCCGAGGGAGACCGAGGTCGACGGCAACGGCGGGGTCATCCAGCTGCGCGCCATCCCGCTGAAGCCCAAGGGGACCCGGATCGGTTCCCTGGTGCTGTGCCGCGACGTCACCGAACTGCGACGTCGCGAACGTGAACTGATCACCAAGGACGCGACCATCCGGGAGATCCACCACCGGGTGAAGAACAACCTCCAGACCGTGGCGGCACTGTTGCGGCTCCAGTCCCGGCGCATGGATTCGCCGCAGGGCCGCGAGGCGCTCAACGAGGCCGTGCGCCGCGTCGGTTCGATCGCGATCGTGCACGAGACGCTGTCTCAGAACCTGGATGAGCGGGTCGAGTTCGACGAGATCGCCGACCGGGTGATCGCGATGGTCTCGGAGATCTCGCCGGGCAAGGTCGACTGCCGGCGCACCGGCCGGTTCGGAATCCTGGACGCGGAGGTCGCCACTCCGCTGTCGATGGTGCTGACCGAGATCCTGCAGAACGCCCTGGAGCACGCCTTCACCCAGGGGGAGCGGGGCACCGTGGAGGTGTCGGCCATCCGCAGCGGGACCGGCCGCGCCGACGGGCGGCTGCTGATCACCGTGCTCGACGACGGCAGCGGCCTGCCCGAGGGATTCGACCCCCAGCGGGCCGGCAATCTCGGGCTGCAGATCGTACGGACCCTCGTGGAGGGCGAGCTCGGCGGAACGTTCGACATGGTCCGGGCGGAGCCGCGCGGCACCAAGGTCGTCCTCGACATACCGTCCAGCCCGCAGAAGTAG
- a CDS encoding TetR/AcrR family transcriptional regulator: MVTGQRGRPRSFDRDAALGKAMFAFWERGYEATSIADLTKALGIGAPSLYAAFGDKRTLFEEVVTVYGGRYGDFASVALAEEPTARAAIDRILREAAEVYTDPAHPRGCMVISAAINTTSDEVAEALRARRNANLELFESRIRADVATGALPADTDARELALYAGAVLQGMSQQSRDGASREELEAIAARALLAWPAA; this comes from the coding sequence ATGGTGACCGGACAGCGCGGCAGACCCCGTTCCTTCGACCGCGACGCCGCCCTGGGCAAGGCCATGTTCGCCTTCTGGGAGCGGGGCTACGAGGCGACCTCCATCGCGGACCTGACCAAGGCCCTGGGGATCGGCGCACCCAGCCTCTACGCGGCGTTCGGCGACAAGCGCACGCTGTTCGAAGAGGTCGTGACGGTGTACGGCGGCCGGTACGGGGACTTCGCGAGCGTGGCGCTCGCCGAGGAGCCCACCGCCCGCGCGGCCATCGACCGCATCCTGCGCGAGGCCGCCGAGGTATACACCGACCCGGCCCACCCGCGCGGCTGCATGGTCATCAGCGCGGCCATCAACACCACCTCAGACGAGGTGGCGGAGGCGCTGCGCGCGCGGCGCAACGCCAATCTGGAGCTGTTCGAGAGCCGCATCCGGGCCGACGTGGCGACCGGTGCGCTGCCGGCCGACACCGACGCGCGGGAGCTGGCCCTGTATGCCGGAGCCGTGCTTCAGGGAATGTCCCAGCAGTCGCGCGACGGGGCGAGCCGGGAGGAGCTGGAGGCGATCGCGGCGCGGGCCCTGCTGGCCTGGCCTGCGGCCTGA